The following are encoded in a window of Pygocentrus nattereri isolate fPygNat1 chromosome 5, fPygNat1.pri, whole genome shotgun sequence genomic DNA:
- the LOC108426748 gene encoding homeobox protein vent1 yields MVKNFSVDWLAQSYHDSTQDPEHLDATAAPRRHVPCSVQPRPPTSYDKGYLQPKPKCTEQKIPTTRLMEKEPVLFDPLTPRSCSSPSSSENSGYSSGYESEAASSECPSVEDVNEEKDLGSQRRIRTKFTLEQIDKLEKIFSKHKYLDAGERVKTALKLGLSETQVRTWFQNRRMKLKREVQEMRGDYLVPALAPVFFPGVPGVQHHCYSGQRQALAPLMMPPLALQKTPFPHQHMIPPLSVQQASSHHQYMIPQHSHAMQLFY; encoded by the exons ATGGTTAAAAACTTCTCCGTGGACTGGCTCGCCCAAAGCTATCACGACTCTACGCAGGACCCGGAACATCTGGATGCTACAGCTGCGCCCAGACGCCACGTTCCCTGCTCGGTGCAGCCGCGGCCTCCAACTTCTTACGACAAGGGCTATCTGCAGCCCAAGCCCAAATGCACCGAGCAGAAGATCCCCACAACGCGGCTGATGGAGAAAGAGCCCGTCCTGTTCGACCCACTAACCCCGAGAAGCTGCTCCTCTCCAAGCT CTTCAGAAAACAGTGGCTACTCTTCTGGCTACGAGAGCGAGGCTGCTTCTTCTGAATGCCCCTCAGTCGAAGACGTGAACGAAGAGAAAGATCTCGGCTCGCAGCGCAGGATCAGGACCAAGTTCACCCTGGAGCAGATCGATAAGCTGGAGAAGATCTTCAGCAAGCACAAATATCTGGACGCGGGCGAGAGGGTCAAGACCGCGCTGAAACTCGGCCTCTCCGAAACTCAG GTCCGAACCTGGTTCCAGAACCGGAGGATGAAGCTGAAGCGCGAGGTCCAGGAAATGAGAGGAGATTATCTGGTCCCAGCTCTGGCTCCCGTCTTCTTCCCCGGAGTCCCCGGCGTTCAGCACCACTGCTACAGCGGACAGCGCCAGGCTCTGGCCCCGCTCATGATGCCCCCACTGGCCCTCCAGAAGACCCCCTTCCCTCACCAGCACATGATCCCTCCACTGAGCGTCCAGCAGGCCAGCAGCCATCACCAGTACATGATCCCTCAGCACAGCCACGCCATGCAGCTTTTCTACTGA